In Onychostoma macrolepis isolate SWU-2019 chromosome 14, ASM1243209v1, whole genome shotgun sequence, a single window of DNA contains:
- the nanos1 gene encoding nanos homolog 1, with amino-acid sequence MPVLQTHIPKKRSGLEHSYDPGEQTESNLTEYTQFAFVCFPPRKASWLSEEDMDFLNHNYLSARTPYDYTFNFWNDYLGLSTLVTKNNKHSVPQSPNSITESLKATLGLDDSPPCPCVIAAGGDGDSGGHLDSCCCPPPASISILDLKERFSILSPFQNQGTGGLLSSSQEREMGIGGSFAGFDLFGVERKMRKPTARNKQEPKICVFCRNNGAPEEVYGSHVLKTPDGRVVCPILRAYTCPLCSANGDNAHTIKYCPLSKDQPAQRVLKGGRAVGGKRVKIF; translated from the coding sequence ATGCCTGTTCTTCAGACGCACATACCCAAGAAACGCTCCGGACTTGAGCACAGTTACGACCCCGGAGAGCAGACAGAAAGCAACCTGACGGAATATACGCAGTTcgcatttgtttgttttcctccGAGAAAAGCGTCTTGGCTGAGCGAAGAAGACATGGATTTTCTGAACCACAACTACTTGAGCGCGCGCACACCCTACGATTACACCTTCAATTTTTGGAATGACTATCTCGGCCTCTCCACGCTGGTCACCAAGAACAACAAGCACAGCGTCCCCCAGAGTCCCAACTCCATCACGGAGTCTCTGAAAGCCACTCTGGGCTTGGACGACAGCCCCCCGTGCCCGTGCGTAATCGCGGCCGGCGGCGACGGCGACAGCGGAGGACACCTGGACTCCTGCTGCTGCCCCCCGCCCGCCTCCATCTCCATCCTGGACCTGAAGGAGCGCTTCTCCATCCTGAGCCCCTTCCAGAACCAGGGCACGGGAGGGCTGCTGTCCTCCTCCCAGGAGCGGGAGATGGGCATCGGAGGGAGCTTCGCAGGTTTTGATCTGTTCGGCGTGGAGAGGAAGATGAGGAAACCGACAGCGCGCAATAAGCAGGAGCCCAAGATCTGCGTCTTCTGTCGGAATAACGGCGCGCCGGAGGAGGTGTACGGATCGCACGTCCTGAAAACCCCGGACGGGAGGGTGGTGTGCCCGATCCTGCGGGCGTACACTTGCCCCCTGTGCAGTGCCAACGGGGACAACGCGCACACAATAAAATACTGCCCTCTCTCCAAAGACCAGCCTGCCCAGAGAGTGCTGAAGGGAGGCAGAGCTGTGGGTGGTAAGCGAGTGAAAATCTTCTAA